The DNA segment AGTCACCGCGACCGCCTACAAGCGCAGCCCCGGCGTGATCATGATCGCCGAGGAGTCGACGGCGTTCCCGGGCGTCAGCCGGTCCACCGCAACCGGCGGGCTCGGATTCGGGCTCAAGTGGAACATGGGCTGGATGCACGACTCGTTGTCGTATATGCAAACCGACCCGATGCACCGCTCGCACCACCACGGCGAAATCACCTTCAGCATGGTGTACCAGTACACCGAGAACTTCCTGCTGCCGCTGAGCCACGACGAGGTCGTGCATGGCAAAGGCTCGCTGCTGCACAAGATGCCGGGCGACCAGTGGCAGAAGCTCGCCAACCTGCGCGCGTACCTGTCGTTTATGTGGTCGCACCCCGGCAAGCAGCTGCTATTCATGGGCCAGGAGTTCGGGCAGCCATCCGAGTGGTCGGAGGAGCGCGGTCTCGACTGGTGGATTCTCGACCAGCCTGTGCACCGGGGCCTGCTCAACCTCGTCGGGCAGCTCAACCGCGTCTACCGCGAAGAGGGCGCCCTCTGGGAACAGGACAACGACCCCGCCGGGTTCGAATGGATCGACGGCGGCGCCGCGGAGCAGAACGTCGTCTCGTTCCTGCGCTGGTCGAAGGACGGCCAGCCGATCGCCGTGATCATGAACTTCTCCGGCAATCCGATCGGGCCGTACCGCGTCGGGCTCCCGTCCGCGGGTGTCTGGGATGAGCTCATCAACACGGATGCCGTCGAGTACGGCGGCTCGGGAGTCGGCAACTTCGGTGCTGTCACCGCCATCGACGAGCAGTGGGGCGGGCGTCCGGCATCCGTGGACGTCACCCTTCCGCCGCTCGCCGGGCTCTGGCTGAAGCTGCGGAAGTAGTTCGCAGGTTCTCTGCAGGGCGCGCCCGGCACCTGTAGCCCGAACGTCATCCCCGCGATTCGCCCACACATGTCCCTTGGGAGCACCCAGAGGGGGCATATGTGGGCGGTTCGTGGACCGCGTCGTGGGTCAGCGCGCTAGTAGAGCAGCGCGGTGAGGCGGCGCCGCCCGATGCTGACGCGCGGGTCCTCGGCCCCGGCCACCTCGAAGTACTCGAGCATCCGGGTGCGCACCGCGTTCTTGCCGTCGGCGTCGAGCGACGGAAACAGGGTCAGGAGACGGTCGAAGCCATCCTCGAGGTGTCCACCCGAGACATCCAGGTCGGCCACGGCCAGCTGGGCGTCGACGTCGGACGGCGCTGCGGCTGCCGCATCGCGGATGGCCCCGGCCGACAGACCGGTGAGGCGGTGCAGCAGGGACACCTGGGCGAGGCCTGCCACGGCGAGCTGGTCCCGCGGGTCTTGGGCGATCGCGGTGCGGTACGCGGACATCGCGGTGGGGTAGTCCCCCGCCTCGATCGCGTCGTAAGCGGCCTGGTGCAGTGGCGGGAGCGGCTCCTCGACCGGCTCTGCGGCCTCGGCATCAGGCTCGACGGGCGCAACGGGAACGGTACCGGTTACTCCGTTCTGCGCGGCGAGCACGAGTAGCTGCTCGAACACCTGACGGGCCTCGGCCTCGGGCAGCTCGCCCTCGAACAGGGCGAGCGGACGGCCCGCGACAACGGCGGCGACGGTCGGCGCAATCTGAGCCTGGAACGCCTGCTGAAGCTGCGGGTTCGTCGTCGCGTCGACGCGCGCGAGCACGAGCTTGCCGCCGAACTCGGTGATGAGATTCGTGAGCGACGCGGTCGGCACCCCGCCGTGCAGCTCGACGACGACCGGTACCGTGTTCGACAGCTCGAGGATGCCCGTGAAACTCGCGTCGGTCGCGTCGACGACGAGCGACGGGCCTCCGGCGCCCTGCGCGGGTGCCGGGGCGCCCGGTGTGACGGGCGGCCGAATGAGCGACGACAGGTCGACCGCTCCTCGGAGGCTAGCCGCAGAGGGGGGAGGGGTATTGGTCATTTGATCTCCTTGGCGCTGATGAGAACCTGGCTGAAGCCAAGCAGGACAATTTTCTCGTCGCTGCCGATCGGCGGGATGTAAAAGAGCAACTGGTCGCCGTAGGTGGCGGCGACGCCCTCCTTCGTGCCGGAGAGCCCGGAGAGGGTCTTGGTGGCGCCCTCGGGGTTGATCGTGGCGCCCTCCTCGACGGGGGTCACCCGCTCGGTCTCCTCGATGTAGATACTCACGAGGGCGCCCGACTCGTTAGAGGCGAGCGCGATCGTCTCGGCATCACCGGGCGTGATGCCGAATTCGATCTTGGCCTTGTCGTCGAGGGCCTCAGAGCGCGCTTTACGCGCCTCGACGCCGACGCTCGGAATAAGCCCGTCGCGTTCGATGTCGAAGAGCTCGTACGATTCGCTTTCCGCGCCGACAGTGAGCACGTCGACGTACGCGGCAGCGAGCTCGCCGGGAGCCATGGAGAGCAGCTTCGTATCGGGCGACAGCCGCGGAGCGCCAACCGTCTGCGGGGCGAGGGGCGGCAGCACGGCCTCGGGCTCGAGCGCAACCGAGTAGTAGACCTTGTACTGCTCGCGTGGCGACGCCTGGAGCAGCATGAGCGCGACCGGAGCTGCGGGCTCGACGGGCTCCGCTCCCTCCGCCGGCTCCTCCACGGTCGGCTCGACGACCGCGAAGATCGCGCGTGGCCAGCTGGTGTCCGCGTCCTTGGGCAGCGACTGGGGCAGGGCGACGGCGAGCCGGCCGGTCGGGATCGGCGCGAGCGCCGGGAAGGCGCTGTCCTTCGCACGGGTCTCATAGTTGCCGGTGCGCAGCTTGAGCGCGGGGCCGTCGAACCGCGACGAGAGCGCCTCGGTGTCGAGGCTTGCGTCGGCCGCGGCCGCGACCTCCGCGACGTCGGTCACGATCGATTGCACCTGCCGAACGGTCGCGGCGGGCGGCTGGCGCTCTTCGGCCACGGCATCGGCATCGGTGGATGCGCTGGGCGACGGGATGAGCGGGATCGCGTCGCGACCGGCGAGGTCGGGCCACAGGTCCGAGGAGCAGCCGGAGAGCACGAGCGAGCCGATGAGCAAGGCGGGCATCGCAATCATGCGGCTGGCCGACCGGCGCCCTCGCCTGGTCGTGACGGCCTTCGGCTTGCTCACTCGGTAGCTCCTCTGCCGTGGCAGCTTGGGCATGCGCTGCGACTTGGGCGGCTTGATGCTCTTGCGTCGGGGGCCGCGCGTGCGGCGCTGGTTGCGGATGGCCCAGACCAGGAAGATGAGGGAGAGGAGAAGCATGAGAGCGCCGCCGACCATGAACGGACCAGCCCACGGCGTGCGGTTGTCGAGCGGCCAGGTGATCGCGACAGTCGAGGGAGCGGTCTCGGTTCCGTCAGAAACGACGAGGATGGAGAACTCCTCGTCGAGCCTGAGCCTCATATCGAGCTCGTCCTCGGCGTTGTACTCGGCGAGCCAGAGGTCGGATCCCGCCGGCAGCGGGACACTTTGCTCGGTCCCGGTTTTTGTCACGCTCACGAGGTCCTGGCTCTCGGTGTCGAACCCGATGCTGTTGTAGCTCGCGTCGCCGACCCAGGCGAGGATGTCCTCGGTGCGCGCATAGGCCGCAAAGATTGTGTCGGACCCACTGATCGTCACGTCCTGGCGGCCGTCCAGCGCGTTGAGGGTTTCCCCGCCGATGACGGTGACGGGGGCATCACTGTCTGATTCGCTGGTCGCGGTGAGTTCCGATGGGCCATTGAGCACCGTCGTCTGGGCGATTCCGTAGCCGCCAAGACCGACGCCGATCAGGAAGGCCACTATGGCTAGGGCAAAGCGCACGAACTTACTCCTTTCGTGTTGCCACGCCGATCAGAATTGGCCGCACCCCGTCGCGTTCGCAGCGCGACCACTCGCGCAATGAGACGAGATTGGGGTGTGCCGGGACCGAGGTGGGCCCGAAAATGGCAACAGACAAAGACATCGCAGACTACCCGATCAGTCTGGGAGCTCCCAATTATTCGCTGCTGGGGGAATTGGGGGCAGATATTGACGTCGCCTCACACTGCGCGGCGCCCAGTCGTCGCTAAGCTCAGTCGAGTTCGGCTGTGCCGCCAGCGCCCGCCGACCACGAGGAGACAATGTGGCCAGTGACGACGACGACTTCAGCACGGCGATGCGCGGCTACAACCGCGACGAGGTCGACAAGGCGCTCCAGGACCTGCGCCGCGAGCTGATCAAGGCCAACTCAGACAAGGTCGAATCGACGAGGGAGATCAAACGCCTCTCGGCGACCGTGCGCGATCTCGAGTCCGAGATCGAGGAGACGGGCAGCCCGAGCTACAGCGGACTTGGCATGAAGCTCGAGAACATGCTGCGGGTCGCGGAAGAGCAGTCCACGAGACTCATCAGCCAGGCGGATATCGACGCCGAGCGCCTCCGAAGCAGCGTGCAGCTCGAGGTGAACCGGATGCGCGTCGATGCGATGGAGACCGCGGAGGGATTTGTCGCCGACGCCGACGAGAAGGCCACCGCGCTGCGCCAGTCAGCGAATGCCGAAGCCGCCGAGATCCTCGAGATCGCGCAGGCGCGGGCGGATGCCGTCACCCAGGAGGCTCTCCTCGAAGCCGCCGCGATCCGCGGTGCCGTTGCGACGGAATCCGCCGAGCTACGCGGCACCACCCGGCGCGAGTCCGCTGCCGTGCGCGCAGAGGCAGACCGCGAGTCCGCCGAGGTCCGCGCCGCGGCCCAGCGGGAGATCAGCGAAGCACGGGAACAGGCCGCACAGCTCGCGCGCGACACCGAGCGCGGCCGTGCAGAGTTCGACAGCATCAGCGAGAAGCAGCGCGGTGACCTCGAACGCGAGGTCGAGCAGCAGCGCACGGACCTCGGTCGGCACGTCGCGACGGTCACGGCCGAGCTCGCGGCGACCGTCGAGAAGACGACAGGCGACCTGCAACGTGAGCTTGCCGCCGCCCACGCCTCCCTCGAGCAGGAACTCGCGGAGGGCCGCTCCGCGCTTGAGGTGGAGACGATGTCCCGCCGCTCCGCGCTGGAACGCGAAGAGGAGTTTGTTCGCGCGGCCCTCTCGCGTGACACCGATGCCGCCTGGGCCACCCTCAGCTCGTCCACGGCCGACGCAGAGGTCGCCCTCGCCCGCGAGACCGAGGACACCCGCCAGACCCTGGCCGCGGAGGCCGAGGCCGTTCGCTCGGCCCTGGCCACCGAGACGGCGGACACCCGCAGCGCGCTTGCCCGCGAGGTGGCGGATGGGCGCGCGGCCCTGACGAAGGAAATCGACGAGCAGCACGCCGCTGTCGAGCGGGAGATCTCGGCGGCCCGCGCCCTGCTCGACGCCGACACGACGGCCGCTTATGCGGCCCTCGCACAGGAGACCACTGCAACCACGGCAGCTCTCGACCGGACGGCCAAGAAAGCGACCACGGACCTCTCCCTCGAACTGGTGACCGCGCGGGCGGACCTCGACGAGGAGATCACGGCAGCGCGCGCGAGCCTCGCTCACGACATCGAGCAGCAGCGCACCGACCTGGACCGTGACATCGCGCAGCAGCGGGCCGACCTCACACGCGACGCGGAAGAGACCCGCGCGCAACTCGCGTTCGAAGTCGACGAGACGCGAACCACGATCGCCCGTGACGCCGAGCAGGGCCGCACCGACCTCGAGATCGAGATCACAGCCCGACGGGACGAGGCCGAGAAGGCCGCACTCGCCGCGCACCAAGAGGCGGTCGCGCAGACCCAGAAGTACCTCGACGACGCGGCCCGCCAGCTCGCCGAGGCGACCAAACGGGCCGACGAGCGCCAGAAGCACGCGGACGAGGTAGAGGCGTCCGCGCGGGCCGAGGCGAAGGCGCTGCTGGAGTCCACCCAGGCGACGGCCGCCGAGCTCGTTTCCGAAGCGAGGGCAAAGGCAAAGGTGGCCGTCGACGAGGCCGACCAGAGGACCGCAGTGCTCGTGTCTGACGCGGAAGAGCGCCTGTCCAAGATTAGGATTGAGCGCGAAGCGGTCGCCGGGTACTTCCAGGGTCTCCGCGGCGTTCTGACAGAGGCGGAGAGAGCCTCGGCCGAGTAACACCCCGACAGTAAGGCAGAGGGCCCGTGAAGATCCAGAACGGATTCCGGTTCGGCCTGTTCGGTGGGCTCGGGGTTCTGATCGCCCTGCTGATTGGCGGCGCCGTCGTCTCGCTTGCGACGATCCTCACCTACATCGGAGCGGCGCTATTCCTCGCGCTCGGCCTCGACCCGATCGTGACCTGGCTCGAGAAGAAGGGGATGAAGCGACCCCTCGCGATCCTCACCGTGCTCGTCGGGGTGCTCGGCGTTGTTGCCGGCCTCGTTCTCTCGATCATCCCCGTCATCGCGGAGCAGGTGCAGACCCTCGTCACGCAGATCCCGAGGGTGATCGAGAGCTTCGCCGACGGCAGCCTGAACCAGGCGATCACGGACACCCTCCCCTGGCTCGCGGTCGACGATCTCCTTGCCCAGGTCACCGACACCATGTCCGACCCGACCTTCCTCAGCAATCTCGGCGGCGGTGTGCTCAAGGCGGGTCTCGGGCTTGCGACCGGGGTTTTCGGCGCCCTGATCATCATCATCCTTATGCTCTACTTCACTGCATCGCTCGGCAGCCTCAAGCGCGGCATCTACCAGGTCATCCCCGCCTCGAAGCGGGTCGGGTTCATCGACATCTCCGAGCAGATCAGCCAGTCCGTCGGGCGTTATGTCGTCGGACAGCTCACCCTGGCGCTCGTCAACGGCGTGCTCTCGTTCGTCGTGCTGACGTTCGTGATCCGCGCCGAGTACTCTGCCCTGCTGGCCTTCATCGCTTTTCTCGGCTCGCTGATTCCGCTCGTGGGAACAATCTCGGCATCCGTCGTCATCACCCTCGCAGTGCTGCTCTTCGACGGGACGCCGACCGTGCTCTGGGTCGCCGGCTACTACCTGATCTACATGCAGGTCGAGGCCTACCTGATCACGCCGCGAATCATGACGCGTGCGGTGAAGGTTCCCGGCGTCGTCGTCGTCATTGCCGCCCTGGCCGGAGGGACCCTGCTCGGACTCCTCGGCGCGCTTGTCGCTATTCCCGTTGCGGCGTCGATCCTGCTGATCATCAAGCAGGTCGTCGTGCCGCGCCAGAACGCACTCTAGGGAGTCAGTCCCATGCCTCCGGGAGGGGAAGCACGCCGGGGTTCAGGCGGGCGACGATCTCTGTGAGCACACGCCGCGTCTGCGCCTCGCCCACCCAGAGGTGCTTGCCGCCCTCGACCGCGACGAGTTCCGCCTCGGGAACGCTCGCGAACCTCTGCCCCGCTTCCTCTGGACGCAGGTAGTCGTCGAGCTCGGGCACGACGACGATCATCCGCCGACCGCTCCCGGCCCATGCCGCGAGCTCCTCGTCGGTCGTGCGGTGAAGCGGGGGCGAGAGCAGGATGATGCCCTCGATGTCGTGCTCAAGGCCGTGCTTCAGGGCGACTTCGGTGCCGAACGACCAGCCGAGCAGCCACGGCTTCGGCAGTGCGCGTTCGGCCACGAACCTCATCGCGGCGTCGAGGTCGTGGCGCTCGTCCTCGCCGTGGCCGAAGGCGCCATCCGATGTGCCACGCGGCGACGTGACGCCGCGGAAGTTGAACCGCAGCACGGCGAGGTCGGCGAGCGCCGGAAGGCGGGCGGCCGCTTTGCGAATAATGTGCGAATCCATGAACCCGCCCGCGGTGGGGAGCGGATGCAGCGCGACGACGGTCGCGACCGGCTCGGCCCAGACGGGGAGGGACAGCTCCCCGACCAGGGTCAGCTCATCCTCGGTGACCAGCTCCACGTTTTCCCGCTTCGCCGGAAGCTCGATACCGCCCTTGATCTGCATGCGTCCCTACTTGATCTTCCAACAGTGGTTGTGCCAATGCCGCCGGGCCGCGACATCGTCGGCCTCGCCCATCAGGCCGTCCGCACGCCATGCGACGATATGGGCGATGCCGGGAGCGATGCCCAGTCCGCAGCCGGGGCAGACATAGGGCTTGACCGCGGACGACGCGGCGATGGACTGTACATTCCACAGGCCATCGCGCTTCTCCTGGGGCCGCAGCCCTCCGTAGAGCGATCTGGAGAGGTCGGGCCGTTCGCCGTCGCCTTCCCCTCTGGACCGACGCGGTCGGTTGCTTCGCGGCATGGGTCCAATCCGGGTCGGGAAGGCGGGGTGCGTGGCTGACGCCGGGTCAGTACCAGCCCTTGATCTGGCTAGCGCCCCATGCTCCGCACGGGCTGCCGTAGCGATCGGTGATGTAGCCGAGGCCCCACGTGATCTGGGTGGCCGGGTTTGTTGCCCAGTCCGCTCCGGCCGTCGCCATCTTCGAGCCCGGGAGTGACTGCGGGATACCGTAGGCGCCGCTGCTCGGGTTGCTGGCGAACGTATTCCAGCCCGACTCCTTCTGCCACAGCGACACGAGGCAGTTGTACTCGCCTTCACCCCAGCCCCTGGCCTGCACCATCGCGTAGGCGATGGACTTGGCCGAGCCCGGATTGGGAGAGCCGGCGGCGGGGGCACCACCACCGCCACCGCCACCGCCACCACCACCACTTGGTGCGGCGGAGGGTGCGGCCGGCGCCGGCGCCGGCGCCGACGACACCGGCGGCGGCGGCGGCGGCAGCGGTTTCGCGGTGACGCCGTAGTCGTCGCGGACGACCTCGTTCGTGTACTCACCGTCGACTGCAAGCACCTGTGTTGGCACTGCGTCAGTCTCGGCGAGAACGACCGCGGCGGCGGCCTCCTGCTGCGCCATCGGCGACGTCACCGACACCAACACGAAGGCCAGAGCGGCGAACGAGGCGAAGACGGGCAGTACGCCCTGACGCCGGATTGTGGGTTTATGCGCCTCCACGGCAGCAGCCGGAGACTGCGGCCGGAGCGCTAGGAAAGTTCTATGGCGACCCATAGTTTCAAGATTTTAGCCCAGATTGCCTGAGAAGCAGCATCGGATCAGGAACGGACGGCAAGCATGACGTCAATTACGGCATCCAGCACGACGTCGACCTGCGTCTCGCGGTACCCGCCACGCTGTGGCGCGAAGGACACTGCGCGTACCTCGTCGACGGTCAAATGGTCCCCATCCTGGAAGTATCGTGTGAGTCGCCCGGCGAACTCGTCGACCTGCTGCACGCTGTACCCGACGGTGAGCGAACGGATCCGGTCGAACCTCTCGCCGTCCGGTCGGGCGAGGCGATCGAGGATCTCCTGAGCCTCTGTCCGTGCCGAGGAGTACCACTCCTCCTCGCCCTTCTCGCGGATCCGGAGCTCCCGCTCCCGGCTTGCGAAGGCATCCTCGAGGCGCTCAAGAGCAGCATCCACCTGCCCCGTCTCGTATCCGCCCTTCTGCATTGCGAAGGCGGTGTGGCGGATGCTGGCGGCGGTCACGATCGTGAGCTGGCCCGCTTCCGCCCCATACGCGCGCCTGGCCTCCTCGAGAAAATCCTCCACCTGTTCGACGTCGTAGCCGAGGTGGGACCTCGTCGTGCGTGGGAATGTTGTGCTCACGGCACCATTCTGCACTACGCAAAGATGAGGAACAGCGCGTACGTTGCGATGGTGCTCGGAAGAACAGAGTCGAGCCGGTCGAGGAACCCTCCGTGACCGGGCAGCCACGTGCTGATGTCTTTGATACCGAGATCGCGCTTGATGAGCGACTCCGTGAGGTCCCCGAGCGTGGCCGTAGCCACCATAGTGATGCCGAAGATGAGGCCGAACCACCAGGGCTGGCCGAGCATGAACAGAGCGAGCACGACGCCGACGGTAAGGGCAACGAGCACTGACCCGGCGAACCCCTCCCACGTCTTCTTCGGGCTGATTCTCGGGGCCATCGGATGCTTGCCGAACAGCACGCCGCTCGCATACGCACCGGTGTCGGTCGAGATGACGATGAGCAGAAAGGCGAGGGTCCACCACTCGCCGCCGTCCTGCGCGGCCATAACGACCGCGAAACTGCCGAGGAAGGGCACATAGGCCTGGACAAAGGTACCGGCGCCGAGGTCCTTCCAGAACTCGAGCGCCGTGCCTCGTCGGCTCGGGCGGACCTGTTCGGCCGCGCGCCAGAGGCCGACGAGCAGAACCCCGCCGAGGAGCACAAGCCAGGCACCGCTCGCACCGAAGTAAAAGGCCGCGGGCACGATCGCGACCGCGGCGATGACCGTCGGTACGCGCGGCACGTAACGGCCAGCGAACCACAGGGCGCTCGCGAGCTCGAACGCGGTGAAGGCAACGAGCGCGGCGGCCACGAGCATGAAGAAGGACTTCACGAGGATGAGGCTCAACAGCATGCTCACACCGAGCACGAGGCCGAACCCGATGGCGAGCGGCAGGTTGCGGCCGGCCCTCGCCTCGAGCTTCTCATTCGCGTCGTCGAGGTGGGCGCGGGTCACAGCGATCTGGGCGCGGATCTCCTCTCGAGTCGCGGCGGCGCGGGCCTCGAGATCCTCACGCCTCTGGCGCACGCGTCTATTCAGCGCTGGTCGGGGCCTCTCGGGAGAATCCGACATTTAGACCTCGAGAAGCTCGGCTTCCTTCTTCTTGAGCGCGTCGTCGATCGCATCAATGTGCGACTTCGTGACGGCCTCGAGCTCCTTCTCGCCGCGTGTCACTTCGTCATCGCCCACCTCGCTCTTGAGTGCATCGAGCTCGTCCTTTGAGCGACGGCGGATGTTGCGGATCGACACCTTGGCGTCCTCGCCCTTGGCGCGCACGAGCTTGACGAACTCCTTGCGGCGCTCCTCCGTCAACTCGGGCAGGGTGACGCGGATGACCGTGCCGTCGTTTCCGACATTCGCGCTGAGGTTTGGAGCCGAGACGAGCGCACGCTCGATGTCCTTGAGCGCGATCTTGTCGTACGGAGTCACCAGTAGGGTGCGCGCCTCGGGGTTCTGCATGCCGGCGAGCTGCCCGAGCGGCGTCGGGGTGCCGTAATAGTCCACGAGAATCTTCTGGAACAATGCCGGGTTCGCGCGGCCCGTGCGCACGTTTCCGAAGTCGTCCTTGGCCGCCTCGACGGACTTGTGCATCTTGTCTTTGGCTTCTGCCAGTACGTCACTGATCACGACTGCTCCTTCATGTCTGTTCGAGTTTAGACGGTTGCCGCACCGCGGGCTTGCGGGGATCACCGACAAGGAACACCGACACCGAGAGCGCCGAGAGGATGAGGGCGGAGAGCCAGACGAGATGCACCACAAGCGGGAACGGGATGAACATCGTTGCGCCGACGCCGATCAGGGTCACGGCCACGCCGGCAAGGGCAGGCCACCAGACACGCCGCCAACCCACCACGATCGCCGCGGCAGGCACCCAGTAGGCAATTTGGCTCGCGGGGCCGCCCGCCCGCACCGCACGCGCGGCCGGCTCGAGCCCGGGCACGGCATCCACCCACGGCCCGAAGAACATCGCGGAGCAGTGGAAGATCAGCAGCACGCCGCCGATGATCACCAGCACCCGCTCCCACGGCCGCAGCGGCACGGCGCGCGGGGCCAGAACCGCTCCGCGGGACAGAAGGCGAATGAGCCCACCCAGCACCACAACACCGAGCAGCGCGCTCCACAACAGAGGCTGGTCCATCTCGCTTCCCTCCGGTGGGTTATCTGACGAGTGTGCCGATGCGGTCTCCGCGGATCGCGCGGGTCACGTTGCCGTCGGGCTTCATCCCGAACACCACCATCGGCATCCCATTGTCCTTGCACAGGCTGAACGCCGTCGAATCGACCACGTTGAGCCCCTGGACGAGCGCCTCCTGGTAGGTGATCTCGTCGATCTTCTTAGCGGTGTGATCCTTGTTCGGGTCGGCGGAGTACACGCCGTCGACCCCGTTCTTGGCGACGAGCACCACGTCAGCACCGATCTCGAGCGCGCGCTGGGCTGCGACGGTGTCGGTCGAGAAGTACGGCAGACCAGCGCCGGCGCCGAAGATGACGACGCGGCCCTTCTCGAGGTGACGCTCAGCGCGGAGCGGGATGTACGGCTCGGCGACCTGGGTCATCGAGATGGCCGACTGCACGCGCGTGGCGGCGCCGGCCTGCTCGAGGAAGTCCTGCAGGGCGAGCGCGTTCATCACGGTTCCGAGCATGCCCATGTAGTCGGCGCGGCCGCGGTCCATGCCGCGCTGGCTGAGCTCGGCTCCGCGGAAGAAGTTTCCTCCGCCGACGACGATCGCGACCTCGACCTCCTGGGCCGCCTCCGCGATCTCCCGGGCCATGGCACTGACGACGTCGGGGTTGACCCCCACCGATCCTCCGCCGAATGCTTCGCCCGAAAGCTTGAGCAGTACCCGTCGCTTCGTGGTTTTCGTCATGGGTACTCTTCCGCTCGCTTGTTGCCGATTATCCCGCTTAACGTGTGGTGATACACAAACAGGGCCCGAATCGCTGTGCGCGACCCGAACCCTGTTTCACGCGTGTGTTACGCGCCGACCTTGAAACGGGCGAAGCCCGTGACCGTGAGTCCGGCCTCTGCCAGCACCTTCGCGACAGACAGCTTGTTGTCCTTCGCGTAGTCCTGGTCGAGCAGGGCGACCTGCTTGAAGTAACCCGTGACGCGCCCCTCGATGATTTTCGGAAGCGCAGCCTCCGGCTTACCCTCGTTGCGGCTGATCTCCTCGACGATACGGCGCTCGGTTTCGACCACGTCTGCCGGGACGTC comes from the Marisediminicola antarctica genome and includes:
- a CDS encoding co-chaperone YbbN; amino-acid sequence: MTNTPPPSAASLRGAVDLSSLIRPPVTPGAPAPAQGAGGPSLVVDATDASFTGILELSNTVPVVVELHGGVPTASLTNLITEFGGKLVLARVDATTNPQLQQAFQAQIAPTVAAVVAGRPLALFEGELPEAEARQVFEQLLVLAAQNGVTGTVPVAPVEPDAEAAEPVEEPLPPLHQAAYDAIEAGDYPTAMSAYRTAIAQDPRDQLAVAGLAQVSLLHRLTGLSAGAIRDAAAAAPSDVDAQLAVADLDVSGGHLEDGFDRLLTLFPSLDADGKNAVRTRMLEYFEVAGAEDPRVSIGRRRLTALLY
- a CDS encoding DivIVA domain-containing protein codes for the protein MASDDDDFSTAMRGYNRDEVDKALQDLRRELIKANSDKVESTREIKRLSATVRDLESEIEETGSPSYSGLGMKLENMLRVAEEQSTRLISQADIDAERLRSSVQLEVNRMRVDAMETAEGFVADADEKATALRQSANAEAAEILEIAQARADAVTQEALLEAAAIRGAVATESAELRGTTRRESAAVRAEADRESAEVRAAAQREISEAREQAAQLARDTERGRAEFDSISEKQRGDLEREVEQQRTDLGRHVATVTAELAATVEKTTGDLQRELAAAHASLEQELAEGRSALEVETMSRRSALEREEEFVRAALSRDTDAAWATLSSSTADAEVALARETEDTRQTLAAEAEAVRSALATETADTRSALAREVADGRAALTKEIDEQHAAVEREISAARALLDADTTAAYAALAQETTATTAALDRTAKKATTDLSLELVTARADLDEEITAARASLAHDIEQQRTDLDRDIAQQRADLTRDAEETRAQLAFEVDETRTTIARDAEQGRTDLEIEITARRDEAEKAALAAHQEAVAQTQKYLDDAARQLAEATKRADERQKHADEVEASARAEAKALLESTQATAAELVSEARAKAKVAVDEADQRTAVLVSDAEERLSKIRIEREAVAGYFQGLRGVLTEAERASAE
- a CDS encoding AI-2E family transporter, with translation MKIQNGFRFGLFGGLGVLIALLIGGAVVSLATILTYIGAALFLALGLDPIVTWLEKKGMKRPLAILTVLVGVLGVVAGLVLSIIPVIAEQVQTLVTQIPRVIESFADGSLNQAITDTLPWLAVDDLLAQVTDTMSDPTFLSNLGGGVLKAGLGLATGVFGALIIIILMLYFTASLGSLKRGIYQVIPASKRVGFIDISEQISQSVGRYVVGQLTLALVNGVLSFVVLTFVIRAEYSALLAFIAFLGSLIPLVGTISASVVITLAVLLFDGTPTVLWVAGYYLIYMQVEAYLITPRIMTRAVKVPGVVVVIAALAGGTLLGLLGALVAIPVAASILLIIKQVVVPRQNAL
- a CDS encoding alpha/beta hydrolase, with protein sequence MQIKGGIELPAKRENVELVTEDELTLVGELSLPVWAEPVATVVALHPLPTAGGFMDSHIIRKAAARLPALADLAVLRFNFRGVTSPRGTSDGAFGHGEDERHDLDAAMRFVAERALPKPWLLGWSFGTEVALKHGLEHDIEGIILLSPPLHRTTDEELAAWAGSGRRMIVVVPELDDYLRPEEAGQRFASVPEAELVAVEGGKHLWVGEAQTRRVLTEIVARLNPGVLPLPEAWD
- a CDS encoding transglycosylase SLT domain-containing protein, which produces MEAHKPTIRRQGVLPVFASFAALAFVLVSVTSPMAQQEAAAAVVLAETDAVPTQVLAVDGEYTNEVVRDDYGVTAKPLPPPPPPVSSAPAPAPAAPSAAPSGGGGGGGGGGGAPAAGSPNPGSAKSIAYAMVQARGWGEGEYNCLVSLWQKESGWNTFASNPSSGAYGIPQSLPGSKMATAGADWATNPATQITWGLGYITDRYGSPCGAWGASQIKGWY
- a CDS encoding DivIVA domain-containing protein, whose product is MSTTFPRTTRSHLGYDVEQVEDFLEEARRAYGAEAGQLTIVTAASIRHTAFAMQKGGYETGQVDAALERLEDAFASRERELRIREKGEEEWYSSARTEAQEILDRLARPDGERFDRIRSLTVGYSVQQVDEFAGRLTRYFQDGDHLTVDEVRAVSFAPQRGGYRETQVDVVLDAVIDVMLAVRS
- a CDS encoding phosphatidate cytidylyltransferase yields the protein MRQRREDLEARAAATREEIRAQIAVTRAHLDDANEKLEARAGRNLPLAIGFGLVLGVSMLLSLILVKSFFMLVAAALVAFTAFELASALWFAGRYVPRVPTVIAAVAIVPAAFYFGASGAWLVLLGGVLLVGLWRAAEQVRPSRRGTALEFWKDLGAGTFVQAYVPFLGSFAVVMAAQDGGEWWTLAFLLIVISTDTGAYASGVLFGKHPMAPRISPKKTWEGFAGSVLVALTVGVVLALFMLGQPWWFGLIFGITMVATATLGDLTESLIKRDLGIKDISTWLPGHGGFLDRLDSVLPSTIATYALFLIFA
- the frr gene encoding ribosome recycling factor, with amino-acid sequence MISDVLAEAKDKMHKSVEAAKDDFGNVRTGRANPALFQKILVDYYGTPTPLGQLAGMQNPEARTLLVTPYDKIALKDIERALVSAPNLSANVGNDGTVIRVTLPELTEERRKEFVKLVRAKGEDAKVSIRNIRRRSKDELDALKSEVGDDEVTRGEKELEAVTKSHIDAIDDALKKKEAELLEV
- the pyrH gene encoding UMP kinase; translated protein: MTKTTKRRVLLKLSGEAFGGGSVGVNPDVVSAMAREIAEAAQEVEVAIVVGGGNFFRGAELSQRGMDRGRADYMGMLGTVMNALALQDFLEQAGAATRVQSAISMTQVAEPYIPLRAERHLEKGRVVIFGAGAGLPYFSTDTVAAQRALEIGADVVLVAKNGVDGVYSADPNKDHTAKKIDEITYQEALVQGLNVVDSTAFSLCKDNGMPMVVFGMKPDGNVTRAIRGDRIGTLVR